From Paenibacillus sp. V4I7, one genomic window encodes:
- a CDS encoding Gfo/Idh/MocA family oxidoreductase yields MEIAGSKGIIRNDSQKSSSLQICKAPSDSDRRFAEVPQSPGFSSPYDLEIAYFIQCIRDGSESIVTANDAYKALEITMAALESVRTGKSVQLQLSSKLGEETA; encoded by the coding sequence GTGGAAATTGCGGGCAGCAAAGGCATCATTCGAAACGATAGTCAAAAAAGCAGTTCTCTGCAAATCTGCAAAGCCCCTTCCGATTCAGATAGACGTTTCGCCGAAGTTCCGCAAAGTCCAGGATTCTCTAGCCCCTATGACTTGGAGATAGCCTATTTCATTCAATGCATTCGAGATGGAAGCGAATCCATCGTAACGGCTAACGATGCTTATAAAGCATTGGAAATTACCATGGCTGCGCTGGAATCAGTACGTACAGGGAAGTCCGTTCAACTGCAGCTGAGCTCAAAGCTCGGGGAGGAAACAGCATGA
- the sdaAB gene encoding L-serine ammonia-lyase, iron-sulfur-dependent subunit beta has protein sequence MRFKDVFSIIGPSMIGPSSSHTAGAVRLGRVARQLLGEQPKKVEITLYGSFADTYRGHGTDLALIGGLLDYETDDPRIPVAAEEAEALGVEIAFLTSKDKADHPNTVRFILTSDTRELSMTGASIGGGNVEIVNVNQFDVKFTAVYPTLVISHHDRPGMIADITALLGRSQINIGFMDLDRKGRDREAMTVIETDVSIPDSLIEELKNLSMIHEIKKVDLAERGE, from the coding sequence ATGCGTTTTAAAGATGTGTTTTCGATCATCGGACCATCTATGATCGGTCCATCAAGCTCTCATACCGCAGGAGCGGTCCGGCTAGGACGTGTTGCCAGACAACTGCTTGGCGAACAGCCGAAGAAGGTTGAAATCACCCTATACGGTTCTTTCGCGGATACCTACCGGGGGCATGGCACCGATTTGGCGCTCATTGGCGGTCTACTGGATTATGAAACCGATGATCCGCGTATTCCTGTTGCTGCTGAAGAGGCAGAAGCGCTTGGTGTGGAGATTGCCTTTCTTACAAGTAAAGATAAAGCTGATCATCCCAACACCGTTCGATTCATTCTTACATCCGATACACGGGAATTGAGTATGACGGGAGCATCGATCGGCGGAGGCAATGTTGAGATTGTAAATGTGAATCAATTTGATGTAAAATTTACTGCGGTATACCCTACATTAGTTATTTCCCATCATGATCGTCCAGGCATGATTGCAGATATTACAGCCTTATTGGGGCGCAGCCAAATCAATATTGGTTTCATGGATTTGGATCGGAAGGGTCGCGATCGGGAAGCGATGACAGTGATCGAAACGGATGTATCGATTCCGGATTCGCTTATAGAAGAGCTTAAGAATTTAAGTATGATACACGAAATAAAAAAAGTGGACCTCGCAGAAAGAGGCGAATAA
- the sdaAA gene encoding L-serine ammonia-lyase, iron-sulfur-dependent, subunit alpha, whose product MRFRTLKQLTEVCTSEGLTIAEVMLADQSQESGKSPGYVFEKMRAYYQIMKEAVAKGLTEDTTSRSGLTGKDAQRVTSYMTTTEASLGEEACKAMAYALAVSEVNASMGRIIATPTAGSCGIIPGVFISSQQRFGWDDDHMVNGLLSAGAIGYVIANNSFVSGAEGGCQAEVGSAIGMAAGALVELRGGSPEQAMHAVGLALKNTLGLICDPVGGLVEIPCIVRNGFGAVNAMAAADMALAGVRSVIPSDEVVQVMYEVGTAMPEKHRETAKGGLAQTPTGQQIMKELNLGKKQR is encoded by the coding sequence ATGAGATTCCGGACATTGAAACAATTAACGGAAGTCTGTACTTCCGAAGGATTAACCATTGCTGAAGTCATGCTTGCTGATCAAAGTCAAGAATCGGGTAAATCACCTGGGTATGTATTCGAAAAGATGCGGGCGTATTACCAAATCATGAAAGAAGCCGTTGCCAAAGGATTGACTGAAGATACAACATCCCGAAGCGGGTTGACGGGGAAAGACGCTCAACGTGTTACGAGCTACATGACAACGACAGAAGCGTCCTTAGGTGAAGAAGCCTGCAAAGCAATGGCTTATGCGCTTGCTGTATCAGAAGTTAACGCATCCATGGGACGTATCATTGCCACACCGACAGCTGGCTCCTGTGGGATTATCCCCGGTGTTTTCATTAGCAGTCAGCAGCGATTTGGATGGGATGACGACCATATGGTAAATGGCTTGTTAAGCGCTGGTGCCATCGGTTATGTTATCGCCAACAACTCCTTCGTCTCCGGTGCAGAAGGAGGATGCCAAGCTGAAGTTGGGTCCGCCATTGGTATGGCGGCAGGTGCGCTCGTGGAGCTTCGCGGCGGTTCGCCGGAACAGGCGATGCACGCAGTGGGGCTTGCGCTGAAGAATACCTTGGGGCTCATATGCGACCCCGTTGGCGGTTTGGTTGAGATTCCTTGTATCGTCCGTAATGGATTTGGGGCGGTTAATGCCATGGCAGCAGCCGATATGGCTTTAGCCGGTGTCAGATCCGTTATTCCTTCGGATGAAGTCGTTCAAGTGATGTATGAAGTAGGCACGGCTATGCCGGAGAAACACCGCGAGACAGCCAAAGGTGGCTTAGCCCAGACACCGACAGGTCAACAAATCATGAAAGAGCTGAATTTGGGCAAGAAGCAGCGTTAA
- a CDS encoding C40 family peptidase: protein MKEHSNLAIERETDNKMSDWNLTSSDAELYIGDLGADQLYTINQVRSLATGSAKQALLPNGFPLIQAFPNPDIAPKKGGYVENVIDTALSFLGTPYVYGSNRLEPSSFDCSDFTRWVYLSALGMDLPWDARKQAAYVDALSKRKYRDISKARRGDLLFFTSFRGNLRRIRCFPETDYSFGNLFRRREDHSFGFKENWRGSDR, encoded by the coding sequence ATGAAGGAGCATTCGAACCTTGCCATAGAGCGTGAGACCGATAACAAAATGTCGGACTGGAATTTAACGAGCAGCGATGCGGAGCTGTATATAGGGGATTTGGGGGCAGATCAGCTCTATACAATCAACCAGGTGAGGAGCTTGGCGACGGGAAGTGCGAAGCAGGCGCTCTTACCGAACGGCTTCCCCTTGATTCAGGCTTTCCCCAATCCCGACATCGCTCCCAAAAAAGGTGGCTATGTAGAGAATGTGATAGATACGGCCCTCAGCTTCCTGGGGACACCTTATGTTTATGGTTCTAACAGATTGGAGCCCTCTTCGTTTGACTGCTCTGATTTCACACGTTGGGTATATTTGAGTGCACTTGGAATGGATTTACCTTGGGATGCTAGAAAACAAGCCGCTTATGTAGATGCTTTGTCTAAACGCAAATATCGTGATATAAGCAAGGCCCGACGGGGCGATTTATTGTTCTTTACGAGTTTTCGAGGCAATTTACGCAGGATTAGATGCTTCCCAGAAACCGATTACTCATTTGGGAATTTATTTAGGAGACGGGAAGATCATTCATTCGGCTTCAAAGAAAACTGGCGGGGTTCGGATCGATAA
- a CDS encoding TauD/TfdA family dioxygenase — protein sequence MRTNEQVKVTPNHIEVLPIAGRIGAEIKGVSLNADLDTQTVKTIREALLQHKVIFIRDQHQLDDAGQEAFARLLGDPVAHPTVPIKTGTDYVLELDSAHGGRADSWHTDVTFVDAYPQASVLRAVVVPASGGDTVWANTAAAYEHLPSELRTLVDQLWALHSNDYDYAAQRPEVSPEKERHHREVFASTVYETEHPIVRVHPETGERTLVLGHFAKKILGLSSADSAQLLSLLQGHITKLENTVRWRWSAGDVVIWDNRATQHYAINDYGNQHRIVRRVTVDGDIPVGIDGRQSVTRIKQPSESLTKTSA from the coding sequence ATGCGTACAAATGAACAAGTTAAGGTAACTCCCAATCACATTGAGGTGCTTCCGATTGCAGGCAGAATTGGCGCAGAAATAAAAGGGGTGAGCCTTAACGCTGATCTGGATACTCAGACGGTTAAGACGATCCGCGAGGCGTTATTGCAGCACAAAGTCATTTTCATTCGTGATCAGCATCAACTGGATGACGCGGGACAGGAGGCTTTTGCTCGCCTGCTTGGCGACCCCGTTGCTCATCCTACGGTGCCAATTAAAACTGGAACTGATTACGTTCTTGAGCTTGATTCCGCTCATGGTGGGCGGGCCGATTCTTGGCATACCGATGTGACCTTCGTCGATGCTTACCCGCAGGCCTCTGTTCTCCGTGCTGTCGTGGTTCCCGCTTCTGGAGGAGACACCGTTTGGGCGAATACCGCTGCCGCTTATGAGCATCTCCCCTCTGAACTGCGTACTCTCGTAGATCAGCTATGGGCGCTGCATAGTAACGACTACGATTATGCCGCGCAGCGTCCTGAAGTCTCTCCCGAGAAGGAGCGTCATCATCGGGAAGTATTTGCCTCCACGGTGTATGAAACTGAGCATCCGATCGTTCGTGTGCATCCAGAGACGGGTGAACGCACCCTTGTGCTTGGTCATTTCGCGAAGAAAATCCTAGGCCTATCTTCCGCAGATTCTGCCCAACTATTGTCTCTACTACAGGGGCATATTACTAAGCTGGAAAATACAGTTCGTTGGCGTTGGTCTGCCGGAGATGTCGTGATCTGGGACAATCGCGCAACGCAGCACTACGCGATCAACGATTACGGTAACCAGCATCGGATTGTGCGTCGAGTCACCGTTGACGGCGATATTCCGGTGGGTATCGATGGCCGACAGAGTGTAACACGCATCAAACAGCCCTCCGAGTCGTTAACCAAAACGAGCGCTTAA
- a CDS encoding LLM class flavin-dependent oxidoreductase, with amino-acid sequence MSKAKRQLHLNVFIMNTGHHEASWRHKNTEPENITDIRYFQRIAQIAEQAKFDSLFLADGLAVSQNIKHGAFVGLEPFTLLSALASVTDHIGLIGTVSTTYNEPFHVARKFASLDHISKGRAGWNIVTSGSSFEASNFSKDDHLEHSKRYERAKEFLDVTTSLWDSWEDEALIIDRESGTFADRSKVREINHVGDTFKVRGPLNIPRSPQGYPVLVQAGSSESGKEFAAQYAEAIFTAQQTLVEAQQFYSDVKSRLAKYGRSPEQLKILPGICTIIGRTESEAKEKEQELNELTVPEYGLNQLSNMLNIDLFSYPLDGPLPELPSLSDINGNKSRFQLVADLAKRDNLTIRGLLHRLAGGRGHRTFAGTPIQIADQLEEWFLHGGSDGFNVMPPYLPAGLEEFAQLVIPELQRRGLFRTEYSGTTLRGHLGLSRPANQYATAAVGGA; translated from the coding sequence ATGAGCAAAGCGAAAAGACAACTGCATTTAAATGTATTCATCATGAATACAGGACATCATGAAGCATCTTGGAGACACAAGAACACAGAGCCGGAGAATATTACGGATATTCGATATTTTCAACGGATTGCGCAAATTGCGGAACAGGCTAAATTCGACTCTCTCTTCTTAGCAGATGGGTTGGCGGTCAGTCAAAACATTAAACATGGCGCGTTTGTTGGGCTTGAACCCTTCACTTTGCTATCCGCCTTAGCCTCGGTAACCGATCATATCGGGCTTATCGGCACCGTCTCTACTACCTATAACGAACCCTTTCATGTCGCCCGCAAATTTGCCTCGTTGGATCACATAAGCAAGGGTCGCGCAGGCTGGAATATCGTCACATCCGGAAGCTCCTTCGAGGCAAGCAATTTCAGCAAAGATGACCATTTGGAGCACAGCAAGCGCTATGAACGGGCCAAAGAATTTTTAGACGTAACGACCAGTCTGTGGGACAGCTGGGAAGATGAGGCCCTGATCATTGATCGAGAGTCGGGCACCTTCGCAGATCGAAGCAAGGTCCGGGAAATCAATCATGTTGGCGATACCTTCAAAGTACGCGGTCCTCTGAATATACCAAGGTCTCCGCAGGGATATCCTGTGCTTGTTCAAGCCGGTTCTTCCGAATCTGGCAAAGAATTCGCTGCTCAGTATGCGGAGGCCATATTCACGGCTCAGCAAACACTCGTAGAGGCCCAACAGTTTTATTCGGATGTAAAATCAAGACTTGCCAAGTATGGCCGATCTCCTGAGCAGTTGAAAATCTTACCGGGCATCTGCACTATTATCGGCCGCACCGAATCAGAAGCCAAAGAAAAAGAGCAAGAATTAAACGAATTAACCGTTCCGGAATATGGACTAAATCAGTTGTCCAATATGTTGAACATTGATTTATTCTCATATCCGTTAGATGGACCTCTGCCGGAGCTGCCAAGCCTGTCCGATATCAATGGGAATAAAAGCCGATTCCAGCTTGTCGCTGATCTAGCGAAGCGCGACAATCTAACCATTCGCGGGCTGCTTCATCGTCTAGCTGGCGGACGCGGTCATCGTACATTTGCTGGTACGCCTATCCAAATAGCTGACCAGTTGGAAGAATGGTTCTTACACGGAGGCAGTGACGGGTTTAATGTGATGCCGCCTTATTTACCAGCCGGATTGGAAGAATTCGCACAGCTCGTCATACCAGAGCTGCAGCGAAGAGGATTGTTCCGAACGGAATATTCAGGAACTACCCTGCGGGGACATTTGGGCTTGTCCCGACCTGCTAATCAGTATGCGACTGCTGCCGTTGGAGGCGCATAA
- a CDS encoding ABC transporter permease, which yields MASVNAGKALVLREKESFDVALWSLAKLRKLFKNAIVIVALLLVWEVAPRVGLVDRTFFPPISEIAAAWWQLLLSGDLTEHTKASLSRSLGGFTLAILISIPLGLAIGWWKPVSEYLNPLLELLRNTAALAILPVFILLLGLGETSKIAIVLYACTFPLLLNTISGVKNVDPLLIKSARSMGLSSVSLFRKVIIPAATPTIFVGIRQAGAGSILVLVAAEMVGAKSGLGYLIQYTQFSFQITNMYAGIISISVIGLIINYLLVTLEKRLTGWKQTYSE from the coding sequence ATGGCTAGTGTGAATGCGGGGAAAGCCCTGGTTCTTCGTGAAAAAGAAAGCTTTGATGTCGCCCTATGGTCCTTAGCGAAGCTGAGAAAGCTGTTCAAAAATGCCATTGTCATCGTTGCTTTGCTTCTCGTATGGGAAGTGGCGCCTCGCGTAGGGCTTGTTGATCGAACGTTCTTCCCTCCGATTTCCGAAATAGCGGCTGCTTGGTGGCAGCTTCTGCTGTCCGGTGATCTTACCGAGCATACGAAAGCCAGCTTATCGCGTTCTTTGGGCGGATTTACGCTGGCAATCCTCATCAGCATTCCTCTTGGTCTGGCCATCGGTTGGTGGAAGCCCGTATCGGAGTATCTCAATCCCTTGCTCGAATTATTGCGAAATACGGCCGCACTTGCCATACTGCCGGTTTTCATACTTTTGCTCGGTTTAGGTGAAACCTCGAAGATTGCTATCGTGCTGTATGCCTGTACCTTTCCGCTTCTACTGAACACCATAAGCGGCGTCAAAAATGTCGATCCACTTTTGATCAAATCAGCTCGTTCGATGGGTTTATCGTCAGTCAGCTTGTTTCGCAAAGTGATTATCCCCGCTGCAACCCCGACTATTTTTGTAGGCATTCGGCAGGCCGGAGCCGGCTCTATTCTAGTACTCGTTGCCGCTGAGATGGTCGGTGCGAAGTCCGGTCTCGGTTACTTAATTCAATACACACAATTCAGCTTTCAAATTACGAATATGTACGCGGGCATTATCTCTATTTCGGTTATTGGTTTAATTATTAATTACCTACTCGTTACGTTGGAGAAGAGATTGACAGGCTGGAAGCAAACCTATAGTGAGTAA
- a CDS encoding ABC transporter ATP-binding protein, which produces MTAKISIQHVQKSFRIQRNLGHLKEDLQPISALKDINLEVKKGEFMVIVGPSGCGKSTLLDLLAGLTKPSSGQILLDGKAITGPNLDRGIVFQQYALFPWKTTLANVEFGLEAKGVGRKERRKIALEFIHLVGLAGFENRYPHEISGGMKQRVAIARSLAYDPEVLLMDEPFAALDAQTRETLQSELLRIWEATKKTIIFITHGIEEAVYLGQRVAVMTSRPGRIKKVIDIPFESRRSEEDLRSHPDFVNLRHEVWDLLKDEVTRAQEQEIAKSLDGFEHNKSALKGGVMNG; this is translated from the coding sequence ATGACAGCTAAAATTAGCATTCAGCATGTGCAGAAATCGTTTCGAATTCAAAGAAACCTAGGGCATTTGAAAGAAGATTTACAGCCTATTTCCGCCCTAAAGGATATCAATTTGGAGGTGAAGAAGGGCGAATTCATGGTCATTGTCGGCCCTAGCGGCTGTGGTAAATCAACATTGCTCGACTTACTTGCGGGTTTGACGAAGCCAAGCAGCGGGCAGATTCTGTTAGATGGCAAGGCCATTACAGGCCCTAATCTCGATCGCGGTATCGTATTCCAGCAGTATGCACTATTCCCATGGAAGACAACGCTCGCGAATGTGGAATTTGGCCTCGAAGCCAAAGGGGTGGGTCGCAAAGAACGCCGCAAAATAGCCCTGGAGTTTATTCATCTGGTTGGGCTTGCCGGCTTCGAAAACCGTTATCCTCATGAGATCTCAGGAGGCATGAAACAGCGTGTTGCGATCGCCAGAAGCTTGGCCTACGATCCTGAAGTACTGCTGATGGATGAACCCTTTGCTGCGCTTGATGCGCAAACTCGTGAAACCCTGCAAAGCGAATTGCTGCGTATTTGGGAGGCTACAAAAAAAACGATCATTTTCATCACACATGGCATTGAAGAAGCGGTTTACTTAGGCCAGCGTGTCGCTGTAATGACCTCTCGTCCGGGGAGAATCAAGAAAGTGATTGATATTCCTTTTGAATCACGAAGAAGTGAAGAAGATTTGCGATCTCATCCTGACTTCGTCAATCTGCGCCATGAGGTGTGGGATTTGCTTAAAGACGAAGTAACGAGAGCCCAGGAGCAAGAGATAGCCAAGAGCTTGGATGGCTTTGAACACAATAAATCTGCGTTAAAAGGGGGCGTTATGAATGGCTAG
- a CDS encoding ABC transporter substrate-binding protein, producing MTHFAKKGCTTAIVLLLASSLLLTACGKTEVTASASGGTPEVTELRYQGGVGSVTFPELADDLGYLAPLKLKFIGNTISGPQDIQAVVTGDTDFGGAFNGAIVKLISAKAPIKPVIAYYGVDENTWTGYYVLDGSPIKSAKDLIGKKIAVNTLGAHHEFVIKEYLHRAGLTTEEIKQVTLVVVPPVTTEQTLRAEQIDVATLGGVLRDKALERGGIHPLFKDIDLFGTFSAGSYVLTEKFIKANPNASRKFVEATAKAIEWARTTPRDEVVARYEKIINARSRKEDTSTVKFWKSTGVAGKGGLISDKEFDTWIHWLEDEGVLKEGQLKIKGLYTNEFNPFVNEKK from the coding sequence ATGACTCATTTTGCTAAAAAAGGCTGCACGACAGCCATCGTATTACTTCTTGCTTCCTCTTTACTTTTGACAGCCTGCGGAAAAACAGAGGTCACTGCATCTGCGAGCGGCGGCACACCTGAAGTCACTGAGCTTCGTTATCAAGGAGGTGTTGGCTCTGTTACTTTTCCAGAATTAGCTGATGATCTGGGGTACTTAGCTCCTTTGAAGCTGAAATTTATCGGCAACACGATTAGTGGTCCTCAAGATATTCAAGCCGTCGTTACCGGGGATACCGACTTTGGCGGAGCTTTTAATGGGGCTATCGTGAAATTGATATCTGCCAAAGCTCCGATTAAGCCAGTTATTGCTTATTATGGTGTCGATGAGAATACGTGGACGGGATATTACGTTTTGGATGGCAGCCCTATCAAATCCGCTAAGGACTTAATTGGCAAAAAAATTGCAGTGAATACACTAGGCGCTCACCATGAGTTCGTCATTAAGGAATACTTGCACAGAGCCGGCCTAACGACGGAGGAGATTAAGCAAGTAACGCTAGTTGTCGTACCTCCAGTCACAACGGAACAGACGCTGCGCGCAGAACAAATCGATGTAGCCACCCTAGGCGGTGTGCTGCGTGACAAAGCGCTGGAGCGCGGCGGCATCCATCCTTTGTTTAAGGATATCGATCTGTTTGGCACCTTTAGTGCCGGCAGTTATGTGTTGACTGAGAAGTTCATCAAAGCGAATCCGAATGCTTCGCGAAAATTTGTGGAAGCAACCGCCAAAGCTATTGAGTGGGCTCGCACAACACCGCGGGATGAAGTTGTCGCTCGTTATGAGAAAATCATTAACGCACGAAGCAGAAAAGAAGATACTTCGACTGTGAAGTTTTGGAAAAGCACCGGTGTTGCCGGTAAAGGCGGCTTGATCTCAGACAAGGAATTCGATACTTGGATCCATTGGCTGGAGGACGAAGGCGTCCTTAAAGAAGGGCAATTGAAGATCAAAGGTCTGTACACGAATGAATTCAATCCTTTTGTAAATGAGAAAAAATAA
- a CDS encoding helix-turn-helix domain-containing protein codes for MTNQRFNLISLHDAIDLLGVSRSTFDRWRKLKQLPFVKIGKEILIDKNELEQWVRHHSFSIQNPSFASGAATTITSQELSTITVGYQSGTAHMWTALIMKELGWLEEELILVNPSRSVHVKWLDAANGALLLQGLIGGNIQIASLGDYPIVLSQSLSQTLPAFRPILLAFDGKTSGGQGISLVMRKGLEINDISEICGWPLSSAAQSSAGYRLSKLLQSLGGHENHFEHKEMDECMAGIVKRKLAGSVMWEPYISLAQYHGVGQVLFPEGMGENYLTGIVADENWARHHEGDAVAYLKAHVRVHAFIRNNPHAAAELISRAKGIPPEITTGIIAKVRWDAAFYSKDMNALQQLSVPSSKEICFKGEYLQLAIKALKLPLESCDPLEGDWAVEQLY; via the coding sequence ATGACCAACCAGCGATTCAACCTCATTTCTTTGCATGATGCGATAGATTTGCTTGGTGTAAGCCGATCCACCTTTGACAGATGGCGTAAATTAAAGCAGCTCCCTTTTGTGAAAATAGGGAAAGAAATCCTAATTGATAAAAATGAACTGGAGCAGTGGGTTCGTCATCACTCTTTTAGCATACAGAATCCGTCATTTGCCTCAGGTGCAGCAACAACTATCACTTCTCAGGAGCTATCGACGATAACGGTTGGTTATCAAAGCGGAACGGCCCATATGTGGACAGCGCTCATCATGAAAGAGCTTGGCTGGTTGGAGGAAGAGCTCATCTTAGTCAATCCTAGCCGTTCTGTGCATGTAAAATGGTTGGATGCAGCTAACGGAGCGTTGCTGCTGCAGGGCTTGATTGGGGGCAACATCCAGATTGCTTCCCTTGGAGATTATCCTATTGTACTTAGTCAATCACTGAGTCAGACGCTGCCTGCATTTCGCCCTATTCTACTGGCCTTTGACGGCAAAACCTCCGGTGGGCAAGGGATTTCACTCGTTATGCGCAAAGGGCTGGAGATCAACGATATTTCGGAGATCTGCGGGTGGCCGCTTTCATCGGCAGCGCAATCGAGTGCGGGTTATCGTTTATCGAAGCTGCTTCAATCGCTTGGAGGTCATGAGAATCATTTTGAACATAAAGAAATGGATGAATGCATGGCGGGGATCGTGAAGCGGAAGCTTGCCGGAAGTGTCATGTGGGAGCCGTATATTAGCTTGGCCCAATACCACGGCGTAGGTCAGGTGCTTTTTCCAGAGGGAATGGGAGAGAATTATTTGACAGGAATCGTTGCAGATGAGAATTGGGCGCGACATCATGAAGGAGACGCAGTTGCTTACTTAAAAGCACATGTTCGGGTCCATGCATTTATCCGTAATAATCCTCATGCAGCTGCCGAGCTTATTTCCCGAGCCAAAGGAATTCCTCCAGAAATTACAACAGGCATAATCGCTAAAGTTAGATGGGATGCTGCTTTTTATTCGAAAGATATGAACGCTCTACAGCAGCTATCAGTTCCATCATCCAAAGAAATCTGTTTCAAAGGTGAATATTTGCAACTAGCCATTAAGGCATTAAAGCTGCCCCTTGAAAGCTGTGATCCGTTGGAAGGGGATTGGGCCGTAGAGCAGTTGTACTAA